A genomic stretch from Verrucomicrobiota bacterium includes:
- a CDS encoding lipocalin-like domain-containing protein: MKLPCFILLAAFPCIVGAKWIQPPELTESGYPVPQPNVTPELPRAHGAHFGYGIEWWYWVGHLQTVDGTEEFGFQSVVFRLEGAAGRSRSQVETAFGRQQLFMTHTALSNLTDGTYQHAERLYRQGWQARASDEKLDLQVGGVSAFMLDQSEKMEKTVALDDGSRLNLTFKPTKPLIAFGERGLSRKGADPAAVSWYWTYPRLEITGELVRNGESVAVEGTGWLDHEISSSQLGSDLDGWDWTAIQLDDGTEVKAYRLRKKDGTADPWSAIYWIDEDGETAVRYAEDFVWQTVKEWTSPETGITYPTEVTIEAVHPNTGKTMTYRIIPLLAEQEFVGNRGDNAYWEGACAVFDQRGNEIGRAYLELAGYGGELGGLLTK, translated from the coding sequence ATGAAACTACCGTGCTTCATTCTTCTGGCCGCCTTCCCCTGTATTGTCGGAGCAAAATGGATACAGCCACCAGAGCTCACCGAATCCGGATACCCGGTTCCTCAACCCAACGTGACCCCCGAACTCCCACGGGCCCACGGTGCTCATTTTGGATACGGAATCGAGTGGTGGTATTGGGTGGGTCATCTCCAAACCGTCGACGGAACGGAAGAGTTCGGTTTCCAGTCAGTAGTCTTTCGACTTGAGGGTGCTGCCGGAAGATCGCGGTCTCAGGTGGAAACTGCTTTCGGGCGCCAGCAACTCTTTATGACGCATACAGCGTTGAGCAACTTAACCGACGGAACCTATCAGCACGCGGAACGACTCTACCGCCAGGGATGGCAGGCCCGCGCATCCGACGAAAAACTGGACTTACAGGTTGGTGGAGTCTCTGCCTTTATGCTCGACCAGTCGGAAAAGATGGAGAAGACCGTGGCGTTGGATGACGGGTCACGGTTGAACCTTACCTTCAAGCCGACTAAACCACTGATTGCGTTTGGGGAGCGTGGCCTGAGCCGCAAAGGTGCAGATCCGGCGGCAGTGAGTTGGTATTGGACGTATCCACGGTTAGAAATCACTGGTGAACTGGTGAGAAACGGAGAGTCAGTCGCGGTGGAAGGAACTGGCTGGCTTGACCACGAAATTTCCTCAAGCCAGTTGGGAAGTGATCTTGATGGATGGGATTGGACCGCTATCCAGCTCGACGATGGCACGGAGGTAAAAGCCTATCGATTGCGCAAAAAGGACGGAACCGCTGATCCGTGGTCAGCGATCTACTGGATTGATGAAGACGGAGAAACGGCTGTTCGCTACGCCGAGGATTTCGTTTGGCAGACAGTAAAGGAATGGACCAGCCCCGAGACGGGAATTACATACCCAACTGAAGTGACGATCGAGGCAGTTCATCCAAATACTGGCAAAACGATGACCTATCGGATCATTCCGCTTCTCGCGGAGCAAGAGTTCGTCGGCAACCGGGGCGACAACGCTTACTGGGAAGGGGCCTGTGCCGTTTTTGACCAACGGGGCAACGAGATCGGTCGAGCCTATCTGGAGCTGGCCGGATATGGCGGAGAGCTCGGCGGACTGCTTACGAAGTAG
- a CDS encoding YceI family protein, with translation MKNTIKATVISLTAIALQSSLSAAQAFNFEDPKGVNTISFTLDAPLETISGTTNGVTGTVDYDPANPEAMSGTIVVDATSIVVPNPVMLEHLHSEGWINSGEHEEITFDAGSVSNVKKDGDTVTADIKGTFTFHGVSQEITAPLTITYLPGKLKARNGGDVDGDLLVIRSNFEINRSDFGVKPGQATDKVAEDVEVSFALVGYAAS, from the coding sequence ATGAAAAACACCATCAAAGCCACAGTCATCTCCTTGACCGCTATCGCTCTCCAGAGTTCTCTAAGCGCTGCCCAGGCGTTTAACTTCGAGGATCCGAAGGGGGTCAACACGATCAGCTTCACTCTCGATGCACCGCTTGAAACCATAAGCGGCACGACCAACGGAGTTACCGGCACGGTCGACTATGACCCCGCAAATCCAGAAGCAATGAGCGGCACTATAGTGGTCGATGCAACGTCGATCGTAGTCCCCAATCCGGTTATGCTGGAGCACCTTCATAGCGAAGGTTGGATCAACAGCGGCGAGCATGAAGAAATCACTTTCGACGCTGGGTCGGTCAGTAACGTCAAAAAGGACGGCGACACGGTTACCGCTGACATCAAGGGAACATTCACCTTTCACGGGGTGAGCCAAGAGATCACTGCACCACTGACGATTACCTATCTTCCCGGAAAGCTGAAAGCCCGGAATGGTGGCGATGTGGACGGAGACCTTCTCGTGATTCGCTCCAATTTTGAGATAAACCGGAGCGATTTTGGAGTGAAGCCGGGTCAGGCAACTGATAAGGTTGCCGAAGATGTGGAAGTGAGTTTTGCACTGGTTGGCTACGCTGCGAGTTAG
- a CDS encoding NAD(P)H-dependent oxidoreductase, which yields MNILHIHASPRIEGSHSHQLAQAFFEKLESTGKSFEIDTLNLWEENIPAVDERFLSAKEKAASGDDLANGDRVIWSQAENLIARIKSADAILWSVPMWNFGSPYVVKQFIDVVTQYGYLFTVTESGYSGLLEDKPTLLALSRGGSYSKGSGAEVYDHQEPYLRAILGFWGIQSISVAYSEATMGEPEAKAASFAKGLEAVHTFAEQISA from the coding sequence ATGAATATCCTACACATCCACGCTTCTCCTCGTATCGAGGGTTCTCATTCTCACCAACTTGCCCAAGCATTCTTCGAAAAGCTGGAGTCAACGGGAAAGTCTTTTGAAATCGATACGCTCAATCTCTGGGAGGAGAATATTCCCGCCGTGGATGAGCGGTTTCTCAGCGCGAAGGAGAAGGCGGCGAGTGGAGATGACCTGGCCAACGGGGACCGGGTAATCTGGAGCCAAGCGGAGAACCTGATCGCACGGATCAAGAGTGCGGATGCAATTTTGTGGAGCGTCCCGATGTGGAACTTCGGCTCTCCCTATGTGGTGAAGCAGTTTATTGATGTCGTCACGCAGTACGGTTATCTCTTCACAGTGACGGAATCGGGCTACTCGGGTCTTCTGGAAGACAAACCCACTCTGCTCGCCCTTAGTCGAGGCGGAAGTTATAGCAAAGGGAGCGGAGCTGAGGTCTACGATCACCAGGAACCCTACCTGCGGGCCATCCTTGGCTTCTGGGGGATTCAGAGCATCTCTGTTGCCTACAGCGAAGCGACGATGGGAGAGCCAGAGGCAAAGGCTGCCTCGTTTGCGAAAGGACTCGAAGCGGTCCATACTTTTGCCGAACAAATAAGCGCCTGA
- a CDS encoding ABC transporter ATP-binding protein — protein sequence MTSPRATRAPTHNARPKSALKVAGLRKSYGSVEVLHGVDLTVDVGERVALMGRSGSGKSTLLNCICGIEPFDAGEILVGERAIHGLSSSELEALRRDRIGYVFQSFHLLPTLSALENVEFPGLLAGIPSGDRLSRARELLDLVGMAHRENHKPSALSGGERQRVALARAVMNRPRLILADEPTGSLDSASGELVLDLLERISTEEEIAVLLVTHDRSTVRICNRIVRMQDGRILREEA from the coding sequence ATGACGTCTCCACGAGCCACTCGCGCGCCCACCCATAACGCCCGACCCAAATCTGCCCTCAAGGTCGCGGGTTTGCGGAAGTCTTATGGTTCTGTCGAAGTGCTCCACGGAGTCGATCTTACCGTCGACGTTGGGGAGCGGGTCGCCCTGATGGGCCGGAGTGGAAGCGGGAAGTCGACCCTACTCAACTGCATCTGCGGGATTGAACCCTTTGACGCAGGCGAAATTCTCGTCGGTGAGCGAGCAATCCATGGGCTTTCCTCCTCAGAGCTGGAAGCCCTCCGCCGCGACCGGATCGGCTACGTCTTCCAGAGCTTCCACCTCCTTCCCACCCTCTCAGCTCTGGAGAACGTCGAGTTCCCGGGTCTCCTTGCGGGAATACCATCAGGCGACCGTCTTTCTCGTGCACGCGAGCTTCTCGATCTCGTCGGGATGGCCCACCGCGAAAATCATAAACCGAGTGCCCTAAGTGGCGGGGAAAGACAACGAGTTGCTCTCGCTCGAGCGGTCATGAACCGACCCCGCCTGATTCTTGCCGACGAGCCGACAGGGAGTCTCGATTCGGCAAGCGGCGAACTCGTCCTGGATCTGCTCGAAAGAATTTCCACTGAAGAGGAGATCGCCGTCCTTCTTGTGACCCACGACCGGAGCACGGTAAGGATCTGTAATCGAATTGTCCGGATGCAGGATGGTCGTATTCTGCGTGAGGAAGCATGA
- a CDS encoding FtsX-like permease family protein, with protein sequence MSGSDRRIAWTLLRKSTLRHWVESKWSYLLILAIVAIGVGSLNGIRQASRAASANFGLFNEAVSGRSEFLIEAPVGPLQDHHLFGLSELGSSVDWHLFPITEGPLTQLDEALAPKRQLRLIGLDLVSVANLPRFIDGDFSIGNDQSEWYDWLGSPDQVWVSTTFLAESGLSEGDTFKASVAGRVHDLRIAGSLGNDEALVPEDLVIVDLPAAQSMLAREGEIDRVEVILNDRSEAADPDYLAQIEVRVKEGLPEGLVLRAAAERAADRADMTAAFRLNLMILSLIAMLVGAYLILQALDAAVVRRRNEIATLKSLGVSARSILLCLLFEAALIGFIGSAAGIGVGLLLASGAVHILADTVNALYFATSVESIQLKARDLWIGGGIGFFFSLLAGWLPARDAMVTPPAQILSRGDWSPGFKWLRSPTFGILALILGALCLVIPSPVLESGSRMPIGGFVAAGFWIFGAALLSGEILILISWGLRKLNLGPAARLAISRLAEGSSRHRLAVAGLVVAVGMVTGMLQMVGSFRGTIERWFDVRFQADLYVSERGSGAASSVNGIDKAILERLTDNRAVKFADTLYITYVEAPRGTTVLAGIDFAAWTGGMQQIWHTEPGRLRAVDNAQAALVSETFARRFDLLDGGFVELQTPSGPKRISPIGIYSDYGNEFGAAAVDIPVWQEWTGLERPINTSLFLEDGVSVNSLRDSLRLDFPGLDIRNARELRDVALGIFDQTFRVTSALNGIGITIAMAGLILGLLAIFAESGTTWNTLKKLGFSTRNFVTTAGLEGAGIALSAWIGGTLVGLALGWLLIHVINVESFGWTLIWSLPFQSILVFGLLLVGGGLVSGLATGAWWHTRSR encoded by the coding sequence ATGAGCGGAAGTGATCGGCGAATTGCCTGGACTCTTCTGCGAAAGTCCACGCTGCGACACTGGGTAGAATCCAAGTGGAGTTACTTATTGATTCTCGCCATAGTCGCGATTGGCGTCGGTTCTTTGAATGGCATTCGACAAGCGAGCCGGGCAGCCTCGGCAAACTTTGGACTCTTCAATGAGGCAGTCTCCGGACGAAGCGAGTTCCTGATCGAGGCACCTGTGGGGCCATTACAGGATCACCACCTGTTCGGACTGTCCGAACTAGGTTCTTCCGTCGACTGGCACTTGTTTCCCATTACTGAAGGACCACTCACCCAGCTCGATGAAGCCCTCGCGCCGAAGCGCCAGCTCCGCCTCATCGGACTGGACCTCGTATCGGTAGCCAACCTGCCCCGCTTCATCGACGGCGACTTTTCCATCGGGAACGACCAGAGTGAGTGGTATGACTGGCTCGGTTCCCCAGATCAGGTCTGGGTGAGCACCACCTTTTTAGCAGAGTCCGGCCTCTCCGAGGGAGACACTTTCAAGGCTTCCGTGGCTGGGCGGGTACACGACCTGAGAATTGCTGGATCTCTCGGTAACGATGAAGCTCTGGTTCCCGAGGATCTGGTGATCGTTGACCTCCCCGCAGCCCAATCGATGCTCGCCCGGGAAGGCGAGATCGACCGAGTCGAAGTGATCCTGAATGACCGTTCTGAAGCCGCGGATCCCGACTATCTGGCCCAAATCGAAGTAAGGGTGAAAGAAGGACTACCAGAAGGCTTAGTCCTTCGGGCTGCTGCCGAGCGGGCTGCCGACCGAGCCGATATGACCGCAGCCTTTCGCCTCAATCTTATGATTCTTTCGCTCATCGCGATGTTGGTCGGTGCCTACCTGATACTCCAGGCTCTGGATGCCGCCGTGGTGCGCAGGCGCAATGAGATCGCCACTCTGAAAAGTCTCGGCGTGAGTGCGCGGTCCATCCTCCTTTGTCTGCTCTTTGAAGCCGCCCTGATTGGTTTCATTGGCTCTGCAGCTGGAATCGGCGTAGGCCTTCTTCTGGCATCGGGTGCCGTCCACATTCTGGCCGATACGGTCAATGCCCTCTATTTCGCTACCTCAGTCGAATCGATTCAATTAAAAGCAAGAGACCTTTGGATCGGAGGAGGTATCGGTTTCTTCTTTAGCCTTCTTGCGGGTTGGTTACCGGCCCGAGATGCAATGGTGACACCACCCGCCCAGATCCTTTCCCGAGGAGACTGGTCACCGGGATTCAAGTGGTTGCGAAGCCCCACTTTCGGGATCCTTGCCCTGATTCTGGGGGCTCTCTGTCTGGTGATTCCCTCACCCGTTCTGGAAAGTGGGTCGCGCATGCCGATTGGGGGTTTCGTCGCAGCAGGATTCTGGATCTTTGGTGCGGCACTGCTTTCGGGTGAAATCCTTATCTTGATCAGCTGGGGACTTCGAAAATTGAATTTGGGTCCTGCGGCAAGACTTGCGATCAGCCGTCTCGCAGAAGGATCGAGTCGGCATCGGCTTGCCGTCGCGGGACTAGTGGTTGCCGTTGGAATGGTAACCGGAATGCTTCAAATGGTAGGGAGCTTCCGTGGGACGATTGAACGGTGGTTCGATGTTCGATTCCAAGCCGATCTGTACGTGTCCGAGCGAGGCTCAGGTGCTGCGTCGTCAGTCAATGGAATCGATAAAGCTATCCTAGAGCGACTAACGGATAACCGAGCTGTCAAATTCGCGGACACCCTCTACATCACCTACGTCGAGGCGCCTCGCGGCACAACCGTTTTGGCAGGGATTGATTTTGCGGCTTGGACGGGAGGGATGCAGCAAATCTGGCATACCGAACCAGGTAGGCTTAGAGCCGTCGACAATGCCCAAGCGGCTCTCGTAAGCGAGACCTTTGCGAGAAGGTTTGACCTTCTTGATGGAGGCTTTGTGGAGCTGCAGACTCCATCCGGTCCCAAGCGGATCAGCCCGATTGGAATCTACTCCGATTACGGCAACGAGTTTGGCGCAGCAGCGGTTGATATTCCCGTCTGGCAGGAATGGACTGGACTGGAAAGACCGATCAACACAAGCCTCTTTCTCGAAGATGGCGTTTCGGTCAACTCGTTACGGGATTCCTTACGACTCGACTTCCCAGGACTCGATATTCGAAACGCCCGTGAGTTGCGGGACGTGGCATTGGGGATCTTCGATCAGACCTTTCGAGTGACTTCGGCACTCAACGGGATCGGGATTACCATCGCGATGGCTGGACTCATCCTCGGTTTGCTCGCGATCTTTGCTGAATCCGGCACCACCTGGAACACTTTGAAAAAGCTTGGTTTTTCCACCCGGAACTTTGTAACCACGGCCGGTCTGGAGGGAGCGGGCATTGCGCTGAGCGCCTGGATCGGAGGCACGCTTGTCGGTCTAGCCCTTGGCTGGCTACTGATCCATGTCATCAATGTTGAGTCTTTCGGCTGGACCTTGATTTGGTCCCTCCCCTTCCAGTCAATTTTGGTCTTTGGCCTACTACTCGTCGGTGGAGGACTTGTCAGTGGCCTCGCCACCGGAGCTTGGTGGCACACACGATCCCGATGA